The Lysinibacillus irui sequence CAAAAATTGCAGGGGGCGCGCAAATGTTTCAATTTACGTCTGATAAAGATACAATGCGCATTGGTCCCCGTAATGTAGAAGCTGTCAAACAGGAATTAAAGAAGCACAGCATTCCTTTAGTGGCCGAGGATACTGGTGGAAATAGTGGTAGAACGATTGAATTTAATCCTGCAACGTCAATATTACATATTCGAACAGTTAACCAAGGAGTGAGCGAAATCTAATGTTTGGTTCTATATTTTATAATCTCTGGGGAGCTTTAATTGCCTTTTCTCTTTATTTTTTTAGCACTTTTCTAAAACCGTATACTCCTCTGCGAATTATTATCGGCTCATTTATTGTAGCAATAATTGTATTTTTATTGATGTATATAGTGCGTTTTTTAATTGCTTACATCATGTTTACCCCAGAGGTAAATGAGGAAGTAGATGAAAGTGATTTAGGGGAAAATGGACTTGATTCAGCGAAAGAAGCAGAAACTCCAGCAGCTAATTCAACGGTAGAATTTCAAGATGAGAATTCTGAAGAAATTGCACAAGTAGTACGAACAATGATGAATCGAGAAGAACAACAAGTGAATGCATAAAAGAGAGTCGCGAATAGCGGCTTTTTTTTATTGGTCTGTATAGGCTTTATTATATGAAAAACATAAGTAAAACTAATTTTTTTTATATTATTCATATATGCAGTCTTCGTGTTAGCATATTGTACAAAGGATATAGCTTTTAATCAGAAAACTTCAAATTATAAAAAGATTTGACGTTTATCATAGAATGAGTCCTTGTAATCACTTCTTGAAAAGGGCTATGAAAAGGACAAGGATGCCATTGTTTGTACCGTAAAAAGACGAAATGTTTTGACTAGAAATTTTTCAGGGCATCTTTTTTTATCATCATTTGGAATGAAGAGGCAGTGGAATAGCGAATTTCGCATTTCTAGGAGGGAAAGATATGAAACGGCAAGACTTTATGAAACAAGTGCTTGACTTAGCGCGGGAAAATGAAAGTACGAAACATGGTGCTCCTTTTGGCGCCATTGTAGTAAAAGATGGCCAAGTGATAGGGTCTGGCGTGAATGAAGTGACAGTTACCAATGATCTAACGAATCATGCAGAGATTCAAGCAATAAGACAAGCTTGTCATACATTGAAAACGACTAGTTTAGAAGGTTGCGAAATGTATGCGAGTACTGAACCGTGTCCTATGTGTTTAAGTGCCGTCTATTTTTCTAAAATCTCAACTGTTTATTTTTATAATGCTAGTAACCCTAGTCAAGATTATGTCTACAATCAACTATCTTTACCCCCAAAAGAGAGAGCCATTCAAATGGTTCAACTAGTTAATCTTCAATAAATTTTAGGAGGTTCAATGAATGACGCCAACAGCATATTGGTTAATAAATGTACGATTAGAAACGGCTTATCATTACGATAAGGGGACTGTTACAGGAACCAAAACAGCTCTTTTTAATGTTCTCATTGAAAATGGGGAAATAAAGCAGATAATTAGTGGAGATCAGCCGCTAGAAACGGATTTACCTAAACGAGATGCACGAAGTTATTTAATGCTTCCTGCTTTTAGAGATATGCATATTCATATTGATAAAACATATTTTGGCGGGCCGTGGAAGGCTCCTTCGATACCAACAGAAGGTCTTATCACAAGGTTAAAAGAAGAAGAGGTACTACTTCCAAGCTTATTGCCTGTTGCAGAGGAACGAGCGAAAAAGTTATTAGATTTACTTTTACACGCTGGTTCAACACATATTCGGACGCATTGTAATATCGATCCGTTTATTGGTTTGAAAAATCTAGAAGCTGTGTTACGAGCAAAAGAGGCCTTTCGAAATAAGGTAGCTTTAGAGATCGTGGCTTTCCCACAGCATGGGTTATTGCGTAGTGACTCCGTTTCTTTAGTAAGAGAAGCATTACGTAGTGGAGCGTCACTAGTAGGTGGCGTAGATCCAGCGACAATCGATGAAAACATTGAGAAATCATTACAAACGGTAATGGAGCTAGCAGTGGAAGCAAATGCAAATGTTGATTTACATATCCATGATCCAGGTCATTTAGGCATCTTTACCTTTAAACGATTAGCAGCCTTAACCGAGGAAGCAGGGTGGCAGGGAAGGGTGACAATTAGTCATGCGATGGCTCTTGCGGATGTTTCTAGGGAAGAGGCAACTGAAGTAGCAGCGTTGCTAGCGTACCATAGTATTGATATTACCTCATCAGTTCCAATAGGTCAGACAATTCCTATTCCATTATTAGATCAAAAAGGAGTACAAATCTCTTTAGGAGATGATAGTATTACGGATCACTGGTCGCCATTCGGTATGGGTGACAGCTTAGAAAAAGCAGGAACACTAGCTGAACGCTTTGGTTTAAGTGATGAACATTCACTTGCTCAAAGTCTAAAGTATATTACTGGAGGCGTGACACCTTTAAACAGTGAGGGACAACTTGTTTGGCCGAATATTGGAGATGAAGCGGATGTTGTTTTTGTTGAAGCAACTTGTTCAGCAGAAGCAATAGCAAGAAGAGCAAGACGAGTGGCAGTACTCTTTAAAGGAAATGTCGTTTCAGGAGAACTTTAATTTTTGAAAAAGAAGGGATCGTTATAGAATGAATTCTACTTTCTGGTTAACTAATGTACGTCTTGAAACGGGTTATCA is a genomic window containing:
- a CDS encoding amidohydrolase, which translates into the protein MTPTAYWLINVRLETAYHYDKGTVTGTKTALFNVLIENGEIKQIISGDQPLETDLPKRDARSYLMLPAFRDMHIHIDKTYFGGPWKAPSIPTEGLITRLKEEEVLLPSLLPVAEERAKKLLDLLLHAGSTHIRTHCNIDPFIGLKNLEAVLRAKEAFRNKVALEIVAFPQHGLLRSDSVSLVREALRSGASLVGGVDPATIDENIEKSLQTVMELAVEANANVDLHIHDPGHLGIFTFKRLAALTEEAGWQGRVTISHAMALADVSREEATEVAALLAYHSIDITSSVPIGQTIPIPLLDQKGVQISLGDDSITDHWSPFGMGDSLEKAGTLAERFGLSDEHSLAQSLKYITGGVTPLNSEGQLVWPNIGDEADVVFVEATCSAEAIARRARRVAVLFKGNVVSGEL
- a CDS encoding nucleoside deaminase, whose amino-acid sequence is MKRQDFMKQVLDLARENESTKHGAPFGAIVVKDGQVIGSGVNEVTVTNDLTNHAEIQAIRQACHTLKTTSLEGCEMYASTEPCPMCLSAVYFSKISTVYFYNASNPSQDYVYNQLSLPPKERAIQMVQLVNLQ